In Pedobacter heparinus DSM 2366, the following are encoded in one genomic region:
- a CDS encoding YeiH family protein, protein MESQQPNLLLPKVIFFIAAAVALTTSAPAALLIGLVLAQVLEHPYPQTSQKATHILLKISVIGLGFGMNAFSAVRAGKEGLLFTIASIFGVLTLGYFIGRRLNIDLKTSSLISAGTAICGGSAIAALSPVIKASEKQISVALGTVFILNSLALFLFPAIGHWFQLSQQQFGLWCAIAIHDTSSVVGAASKYGDQALEIATTVKLARALWIIPVSIVTAYLFKTEKSKVQIPYFIGLFVLAVIASTYIPFIAKNSHYLITLAKAGLSLTLFLIGSGLSFKTLKSVGLSPLVQGAALWIIISIVSLYAILTLA, encoded by the coding sequence ATGGAAAGTCAGCAACCTAACCTTTTACTCCCTAAAGTCATCTTTTTTATTGCAGCGGCGGTAGCCTTAACCACTTCGGCACCCGCAGCCCTGTTAATTGGCCTTGTACTGGCGCAGGTGCTGGAACACCCTTACCCTCAAACCAGCCAAAAGGCGACCCATATCCTGCTTAAAATATCTGTTATTGGTCTTGGTTTTGGCATGAATGCCTTTAGCGCCGTTCGGGCAGGCAAAGAAGGTCTGCTATTTACCATCGCGTCTATATTCGGCGTTTTAACCTTAGGTTATTTTATAGGCAGGCGGCTCAACATAGACCTTAAAACATCCTCACTCATTTCAGCAGGCACAGCCATCTGCGGAGGAAGTGCCATTGCCGCATTATCTCCGGTAATAAAAGCCAGTGAAAAACAGATTTCTGTGGCACTGGGTACGGTATTTATCCTCAATTCCCTGGCCTTGTTCCTTTTTCCGGCCATAGGTCACTGGTTTCAGCTATCGCAGCAGCAATTTGGTCTTTGGTGTGCTATAGCCATACACGACACCAGCTCTGTTGTAGGGGCAGCCAGCAAATATGGCGATCAGGCCCTGGAAATTGCGACAACCGTTAAACTTGCCCGTGCATTATGGATCATCCCAGTATCCATTGTAACGGCCTATCTTTTTAAAACAGAAAAAAGTAAAGTGCAGATACCCTATTTTATCGGCTTGTTTGTACTAGCCGTAATAGCCAGCACTTACATTCCATTTATCGCAAAAAACAGTCACTACCTGATTACCTTAGCTAAGGCAGGATTAAGCTTAACACTATTCCTCATTGGTTCGGGGCTTTCTTTTAAAACCCTGAAAAGTGTAGGTCTTAGTCCGCTGGTCCAGGGAGCTGCCTTATGGATAATCATATCAATTGTGAGTCTTTATGCAATCCTAACATTAGCCTGA
- a CDS encoding NAD-dependent epimerase/dehydratase family protein, producing the protein MILVTGATGFLGSELISQLCRQGIKVRALKREGSVIPDLIRQNDLVEWVIADINNISDLEDAYAGIKQVYHCAALVSFNPKDKQKLLHVNIEGTSNVVNLCAAYGARLLHVSSVAALGEAKKGALITEKDFWAYDAKSHTYAISKYEGEMEVWRGIAEGLDAVIVNPSVIIGAGAGFKGSGAIFKLVKDGLSFYTRGATGLVDVEDVAKSMIALMNSSETAERFTISSENYHYKQLFAEIAKAYGIKAPAKEARPWMLGIAWRAAWLASLFTGKPASLTNDAARSSLNESLYSNEKIKKAIGINFKPLQQSIEEICKQQY; encoded by the coding sequence ATGATATTGGTTACCGGTGCCACTGGTTTTTTAGGTTCAGAATTGATAAGCCAGCTGTGCAGGCAGGGCATAAAGGTCAGGGCATTGAAACGGGAGGGTTCCGTTATCCCTGATTTAATCAGGCAGAATGACCTTGTTGAATGGGTTATTGCCGACATCAACAACATTTCTGATCTGGAAGATGCTTATGCAGGGATTAAGCAGGTATATCATTGTGCAGCCCTGGTTTCATTTAATCCTAAAGACAAACAAAAACTTTTACACGTTAACATTGAAGGGACCAGCAATGTGGTAAACCTTTGTGCTGCTTATGGGGCAAGACTGCTGCATGTGAGTTCGGTGGCCGCATTGGGCGAAGCTAAAAAGGGGGCCCTGATTACCGAAAAAGATTTCTGGGCCTATGATGCGAAGTCGCACACGTATGCCATTTCTAAATACGAAGGAGAAATGGAAGTATGGCGGGGTATTGCAGAAGGGCTGGATGCGGTAATTGTAAACCCATCGGTAATTATTGGTGCAGGAGCGGGTTTTAAGGGTAGCGGTGCCATTTTTAAACTGGTAAAGGATGGCTTATCCTTTTATACCAGAGGTGCTACCGGACTTGTTGATGTGGAAGACGTGGCAAAAAGCATGATTGCCCTGATGAACAGCAGCGAAACTGCCGAACGGTTCACGATCTCATCAGAAAATTACCATTATAAACAGCTGTTTGCTGAAATCGCCAAGGCTTATGGCATTAAAGCCCCTGCAAAAGAAGCCAGGCCCTGGATGCTGGGTATTGCCTGGCGGGCAGCCTGGCTGGCCTCGCTCTTTACCGGGAAACCAGCTTCTTTAACCAATGATGCTGCCCGCAGCAGTTTAAATGAAAGTTTATACAGCAACGAAAAGATAAAAAAGGCAATTGGCATCAACTTTAAGCCATTGCAACAAAGTATTGAAGAAATCTGTAAACAGCAGTATTGA
- a CDS encoding branched-chain amino acid aminotransferase has translation MNDTLDMTITKAEQSRLTVTDFSQLPFGKVFSDHMFIAEFDNGTWGNLQVVPYGPIPMSPAISALHYGQAIFEGMKAYRQANGKISVFRPEKNFERFNKSAVRMSMPEIPKEIFMQGIAALIDIDEKWIPAQDGYSLYIRPVMFATDPYLGVKPSDKYIFALLTTPTGAYYSKALKVKIETEYTRADDGGVGYAKTAGNYARSLYPFAEAQKEGFDQLIWTDAATHEFIEEAGTANLIFVINGKLVTPSVRSTVLDGVTRDTIIQLAKKAGIEVEERRVSVKEVIAGIENGSLTDAFAAGTAATVTPIGEIGYQGKTYKLSDPATRTISAGIAKTLNDIRYGLAPDEFGWNWVV, from the coding sequence ATGAATGATACACTTGATATGACGATCACTAAGGCCGAACAGAGCAGGCTTACGGTAACTGATTTTTCTCAGTTGCCATTTGGGAAGGTATTTTCTGACCATATGTTTATTGCGGAATTTGATAACGGAACCTGGGGTAATCTGCAGGTCGTTCCTTACGGTCCTATTCCAATGAGCCCGGCAATTTCTGCGCTGCATTACGGACAGGCGATTTTTGAAGGGATGAAAGCTTATCGTCAGGCCAATGGCAAAATCAGTGTCTTCAGACCGGAGAAAAACTTTGAACGCTTTAATAAATCGGCAGTACGTATGTCTATGCCCGAGATTCCTAAAGAGATTTTCATGCAGGGGATTGCTGCTTTAATTGATATTGATGAAAAATGGATCCCTGCACAGGATGGCTACTCTTTATACATCCGTCCGGTAATGTTTGCTACCGACCCCTATTTGGGCGTTAAACCATCAGATAAGTATATTTTCGCGTTATTAACTACCCCAACAGGGGCGTATTACAGCAAGGCTTTAAAAGTAAAGATTGAAACTGAATATACCCGTGCAGATGATGGTGGTGTTGGTTATGCCAAAACTGCCGGAAACTATGCCCGTTCTTTATACCCTTTTGCCGAGGCACAGAAAGAGGGATTTGACCAACTGATCTGGACAGATGCAGCTACACATGAATTTATTGAAGAGGCCGGAACAGCAAACCTGATCTTTGTGATCAATGGTAAACTGGTTACCCCATCTGTAAGGAGTACAGTTTTAGACGGGGTAACCCGGGATACTATTATTCAGCTGGCCAAAAAAGCCGGTATTGAAGTAGAAGAAAGACGGGTAAGTGTAAAAGAAGTAATTGCAGGAATTGAAAACGGAAGCCTGACTGATGCTTTTGCAGCAGGTACTGCCGCAACAGTTACCCCAATAGGTGAAATTGGCTACCAGGGTAAAACTTATAAGTTATCTGATCCTGCAACCCGTACCATTTCTGCAGGTATCGCCAAAACGTTAAACGATATCCGTTATGGTCTGGCTCCGGATGAGTTTGGCTGGAACTGGGTAGTGTAA
- a CDS encoding formimidoylglutamase — MSLSDFFSPVSPDKFTPKQGFYTSQLGLKAGFFTDKFPDLEDKQYDIAIFGVQDDRAAVNNEGCALAPDYFRSQFYGLNEGPFTSRIIDLGNIRAGASISDTYVAVKTVVAELIKLDILPVIIGGGQDLTYAQYLAYEHLEQKVDLVVVDSKFDLDEEDQEGLTAKSDTYLNKILLHQPNYLFNFSNIGYQTYFVNQDSLKVMSKLYFDAHRLGEFASDITLTEPIIRNASMISFDIGAIRSSDAGANANASPNGFYGEQACAISRYAGMSDKLTSIGFYEFNPAFDQNGQTAMLLAQMVWYFVDGYYNRKKDFPLSPKSQYLIYRASLNDGSAEMLFVKSKKSDRWWMQVPYPAGISKNERYHLVPCRYDDYTTAVNGEMPDLWWRTFQKLL, encoded by the coding sequence ATGTCTTTATCAGATTTTTTTTCTCCGGTCAGTCCTGACAAATTTACGCCAAAACAGGGATTTTATACCAGTCAGCTAGGTTTAAAGGCAGGGTTTTTTACCGATAAATTTCCAGACCTGGAAGACAAACAATATGACATTGCAATTTTTGGGGTGCAGGACGACCGCGCTGCGGTAAACAATGAGGGCTGTGCACTTGCACCTGATTATTTCAGGAGCCAGTTTTACGGCTTAAACGAAGGACCGTTTACGTCCAGGATCATTGATCTTGGAAATATCAGGGCCGGGGCCTCCATTTCAGATACCTACGTGGCAGTAAAGACTGTAGTAGCTGAGCTGATTAAACTTGACATTCTGCCGGTAATTATCGGCGGGGGGCAAGACCTTACGTACGCCCAGTACCTGGCTTATGAGCACCTGGAACAAAAGGTAGATCTGGTGGTGGTAGATAGCAAATTCGACCTGGATGAGGAAGATCAGGAAGGATTAACTGCCAAATCAGATACTTATTTAAACAAAATCCTGTTACATCAGCCCAATTACCTTTTCAATTTCAGCAATATTGGTTACCAAACCTATTTTGTAAACCAGGATAGCCTGAAGGTGATGAGCAAACTTTATTTTGATGCCCATCGTTTGGGTGAGTTTGCCAGTGACATCACTTTAACCGAGCCGATCATCCGCAATGCCAGCATGATCAGTTTTGACATCGGTGCCATCCGCTCTTCAGATGCCGGCGCAAATGCCAATGCCAGCCCAAATGGTTTTTACGGCGAACAGGCCTGCGCCATTAGTCGTTATGCGGGCATGAGCGATAAGCTGACTTCAATAGGTTTCTATGAATTTAATCCGGCATTTGATCAGAACGGACAAACGGCCATGCTCCTGGCTCAAATGGTCTGGTATTTTGTAGATGGCTATTATAACCGTAAAAAGGATTTTCCGCTGAGCCCGAAATCACAATACCTGATTTACAGGGCCAGCTTAAACGATGGCTCTGCAGAAATGCTCTTTGTGAAAAGCAAAAAATCAGACCGCTGGTGGATGCAGGTGCCCTATCCTGCGGGAATTTCCAAAAATGAACGTTACCACCTGGTGCCTTGCCGTTACGACGACTATACTACGGCTGTGAATGGGGAAATGCCCGATCTGTGGTGGCGGACCTTTCAAAAGCTACTATAA
- a CDS encoding HAD-IB family phosphatase, protein MKQKNFYIIDFDSTFTQVEALDELARISLKKHPEKEVIFQKIEDYTNLAMEGKLSFGESLAQRVKLLEATEDHLKQLIKVLKKKVSASFSRNAAFFKKHADEVLIVSGGFKEFITPVVSQYHIKKENIYANTFVTTGDGKIIDYDHSNPLSEEGGKVKLMQQMNLEGDLYGIGDGYSDFQLRESGLIKKFYAFTENISRESIVKKADHVTPSFDEFLYVNNLPRAISYPKNRILCLVIGDVDPQSIDLLKKDGFSIRHKTTFEEKYVADVHMMLLADGEKLGLEQLKRAVKLKTLGYLGNAKGKVDISTCTEQGIVVFDDVKHNPRNLNFIPKRMIDFMNTGTTYLSSNFPNLQLPRIDKSHRLIHIHKNVPGIMAKVNTIFAKHDINIVGQFLMTNPSIGYVITDINAQYDKQLFKSLKKIEHTIKFRVLY, encoded by the coding sequence ATGAAGCAAAAGAATTTTTACATCATTGATTTTGACAGCACCTTTACACAAGTTGAAGCTTTAGATGAGCTGGCCCGTATTTCCCTGAAAAAACACCCTGAAAAAGAGGTCATTTTCCAGAAAATTGAAGATTATACCAACCTGGCTATGGAAGGTAAGCTTTCTTTTGGGGAGAGCCTGGCCCAAAGGGTAAAACTGCTGGAAGCCACGGAAGACCATTTAAAACAGCTGATCAAAGTATTGAAGAAAAAAGTATCGGCTTCATTTTCACGTAATGCCGCATTTTTTAAGAAACATGCCGATGAGGTATTGATCGTTTCCGGTGGCTTTAAAGAATTTATCACCCCTGTGGTGAGCCAGTACCACATCAAAAAAGAGAACATTTATGCCAACACTTTTGTAACTACAGGAGACGGCAAAATTATAGATTACGACCATTCGAACCCTTTAAGTGAAGAAGGTGGAAAGGTTAAACTGATGCAGCAAATGAACCTGGAGGGCGACCTTTATGGTATTGGCGATGGGTATTCGGATTTTCAGCTGCGTGAAAGTGGTCTGATCAAGAAATTTTATGCCTTTACAGAAAATATTTCAAGAGAAAGCATTGTCAAAAAAGCCGACCATGTTACACCGAGCTTTGATGAGTTTTTATATGTAAATAACCTGCCAAGGGCAATCTCTTATCCAAAAAACAGGATTTTATGCCTGGTGATCGGGGATGTGGACCCGCAGAGTATCGATCTGTTGAAAAAGGACGGCTTTTCTATCCGCCACAAGACTACTTTTGAAGAAAAATATGTAGCTGATGTACACATGATGCTGCTTGCAGATGGAGAAAAACTGGGGCTGGAACAATTAAAAAGGGCGGTAAAGCTGAAAACCCTGGGCTATCTGGGCAATGCAAAAGGAAAAGTGGACATCAGTACCTGTACCGAACAGGGCATTGTTGTATTTGATGATGTGAAGCACAACCCGCGTAACCTGAACTTCATCCCTAAAAGGATGATTGATTTCATGAATACCGGCACTACATACCTGAGCAGCAATTTCCCTAATTTACAGTTGCCAAGGATTGATAAATCGCACCGTTTGATACACATCCACAAAAATGTACCGGGCATTATGGCCAAGGTAAATACCATTTTTGCGAAACATGACATTAATATTGTGGGGCAGTTCCTGATGACCAATCCAAGCATTGGCTATGTGATTACCGACATCAATGCGCAATACGACAAGCAGTTGTTTAAATCGCTCAAAAAGATTGAGCATACCATAAAATTCCGGGTACTTTATTAA
- a CDS encoding tryptophan 2,3-dioxygenase family protein, translating into MELTPQIKEKLDRLQEKYAAMGQDMSAYLDGLLYADFLTYWDYIHLDTLLSLQSPKTPFPDEEIFIMYHQITELYFKLSLHECKQIAAHPALTLDFFTQRVKRINAYFHALTTSFDVMVNGMEKDQFLKFRMSLLPASGFQSAQYRMIEICATDFNRLIDKSKRTELANASIEEQFEYIYWKFGATELASGKQTLTLKQFISKYATQFLQLIKDRKESNFSALYHQLAAPNADATALAALAAELRKLDLYVNVEWPLSHYKSAVRYLERDPVDIAATGGTNWQQYLPPRFQKRIFYPFLWTTEQMEEWGKGWVLAVLKELKG; encoded by the coding sequence TTGGAACTTACACCACAAATAAAGGAGAAATTAGACCGGCTGCAGGAAAAGTATGCGGCTATGGGCCAGGATATGTCCGCCTATCTGGACGGACTGTTGTATGCAGATTTCCTGACCTATTGGGATTACATCCATCTGGATACTTTGCTGAGTTTACAAAGCCCGAAAACCCCTTTTCCGGACGAAGAGATCTTCATCATGTACCACCAGATCACAGAGCTGTATTTTAAGCTTTCCCTGCACGAGTGTAAACAAATTGCAGCACATCCTGCTTTAACCCTTGATTTCTTTACTCAAAGGGTAAAACGCATCAATGCGTATTTCCATGCCCTGACAACCTCATTCGACGTGATGGTAAACGGTATGGAAAAGGACCAGTTTTTGAAATTCCGCATGTCGCTTTTACCCGCCAGTGGCTTTCAGTCGGCCCAGTACCGCATGATCGAGATCTGCGCCACAGATTTTAACCGCCTGATTGATAAAAGCAAAAGAACAGAACTGGCAAATGCCAGCATTGAAGAACAGTTTGAATACATTTACTGGAAGTTTGGGGCAACTGAACTGGCCAGCGGAAAACAGACGCTTACGCTGAAACAGTTTATCAGCAAATATGCTACTCAGTTTTTACAACTGATCAAAGACCGGAAGGAAAGCAACTTCTCGGCCCTATACCATCAGCTGGCGGCTCCGAACGCAGATGCGACCGCACTTGCCGCGCTTGCTGCTGAACTGAGGAAACTGGACCTTTATGTAAATGTAGAATGGCCCTTATCGCATTACAAATCGGCAGTGAGGTACCTGGAACGTGATCCTGTGGATATTGCCGCAACCGGTGGGACCAACTGGCAACAATACTTGCCACCGCGTTTTCAGAAAAGGATTTTCTACCCCTTTTTGTGGACGACTGAACAAATGGAAGAATGGGGCAAGGGCTGGGTACTTGCTGTACTAAAAGAATTAAAGGGTTAA
- the purD gene encoding phosphoribosylamine--glycine ligase produces MNILLLGSGGRESAFAWKISQSSQCSQLFIAPGNGGTNAYGKNVNINPNNFEAVKALVLKENISLVVVGPEEPLVNGIHDFFIADEELAGIPVIGPKKEGAILEGSKDFSKQFMARHGIPTAASRSFTKETLEEGLVYLQSHALPVVLKADGLAAGKGVLILDNTAEAQEELKLMLSGKFGDAGTTVVIEEFLSGIELSVFVLTDGDNYVILPEAKDYKRIGQGDTGLNTGGMGSVSPVPFASKAFLAEIERDIIIPTINGLKKDQIDYTGFIFFGLIKVNEKPLVIEYNCRMGDPETESVIPRIENDLVDLFIAASKKKLKDYKLNISDKNAATVMIVAGGYPGEYEKGKTITGIENVRQSLVFHAGTALEGGVIKTNGGRVLAVSSLQDSQFEALQSATADAARIYFDGKYFREDIGFDLIS; encoded by the coding sequence ATGAACATTTTACTATTAGGTTCCGGTGGCAGAGAAAGTGCTTTTGCCTGGAAGATCAGTCAATCTTCGCAATGCTCACAACTGTTTATCGCGCCAGGTAATGGCGGCACCAATGCTTACGGTAAAAATGTAAACATTAACCCCAATAACTTTGAGGCTGTTAAGGCACTGGTACTTAAAGAAAATATAAGCCTGGTGGTAGTTGGCCCTGAAGAGCCGCTTGTGAATGGAATCCACGATTTTTTTATAGCAGATGAGGAACTGGCCGGCATCCCGGTTATCGGTCCTAAAAAAGAAGGTGCGATCCTTGAGGGCAGTAAAGATTTCTCAAAGCAGTTTATGGCCCGTCATGGAATTCCTACTGCCGCTTCACGCTCTTTTACAAAGGAAACACTGGAGGAAGGACTGGTCTATTTGCAATCGCATGCCCTGCCTGTTGTTTTAAAGGCAGACGGACTTGCAGCCGGCAAAGGGGTACTGATTTTAGACAATACTGCCGAAGCCCAGGAGGAACTGAAACTGATGCTGAGCGGCAAGTTTGGCGACGCAGGGACGACCGTTGTAATAGAAGAATTTTTAAGCGGCATAGAGCTTTCGGTATTTGTACTTACCGATGGGGACAATTATGTGATCCTGCCGGAGGCGAAAGATTACAAACGCATCGGACAGGGGGATACCGGCCTGAATACGGGCGGCATGGGTTCTGTATCTCCGGTACCTTTTGCCAGCAAAGCTTTTTTAGCCGAGATAGAACGCGACATCATCATCCCAACCATCAATGGCTTAAAGAAAGACCAAATTGATTATACCGGTTTCATCTTTTTCGGATTGATCAAGGTAAACGAAAAACCACTGGTAATAGAGTACAACTGCCGCATGGGCGACCCTGAAACGGAAAGTGTGATCCCAAGGATAGAAAATGACCTGGTAGATCTTTTTATTGCGGCCTCAAAGAAAAAATTAAAAGATTATAAATTAAACATCAGTGATAAAAATGCCGCTACTGTAATGATTGTTGCCGGGGGTTATCCTGGCGAATATGAAAAGGGCAAAACCATCACTGGCATCGAAAATGTACGCCAGTCGCTGGTGTTCCATGCCGGAACTGCCCTGGAAGGTGGTGTGATCAAAACCAATGGGGGCCGCGTACTCGCCGTTTCCAGTTTGCAGGACAGTCAGTTTGAAGCTTTGCAGTCAGCAACTGCTGATGCGGCACGCATTTATTTTGATGGCAAATATTTCAGGGAAGATATAGGATTTGACCTGATCTCCTAA
- a CDS encoding TlpA disulfide reductase family protein, producing the protein MKKIVLIAACLLPVAVMAQEKFTINGKVGNLGAPAKAYLYYGPRANPVVDSAAIVGGKFMFTGPISGITQATVVIRHDLAAPSRTVAPDGYALFLEPKVLELVSATDSIKHAVVKGSKVNDDNAKFKALTKSVNEKNAALMAEYRSKTETERNDEAYMKTVMSRDEANRKEMETLSKQFYTANRDSYIGLLAFQGTVNVDKDLSGAEAELNKFSPAIKATELGKSIAKTIQSAKSTGVGQMAMDFTQNDVNDKPVKLSDFRGKYVLVDFWASWCGPCRAENPNVVKAYTTYKDKNFTVLGVSLDQPGKKDAWLQAIEKDGLNWTQLSDLKGWSNEVAVQYGVRSIPANYLIDPSGKIIAKNVRGEELQKKLAEVL; encoded by the coding sequence ATGAAGAAGATCGTTCTGATCGCAGCCTGCCTGTTGCCAGTAGCTGTTATGGCGCAGGAAAAGTTTACAATAAATGGCAAGGTAGGTAATCTGGGAGCCCCTGCAAAAGCCTATTTATATTATGGCCCCCGTGCTAACCCTGTTGTAGATTCTGCAGCAATTGTTGGCGGTAAATTTATGTTTACCGGCCCAATATCCGGAATAACGCAGGCTACTGTGGTCATCAGACACGACCTGGCAGCGCCCTCGCGTACCGTCGCCCCTGATGGTTATGCTTTGTTTCTTGAACCTAAAGTACTGGAGCTGGTATCGGCTACCGATTCAATAAAACACGCTGTGGTTAAAGGCTCAAAAGTAAATGATGACAATGCAAAGTTTAAAGCGCTGACCAAATCCGTAAACGAAAAGAACGCTGCTTTGATGGCCGAATACCGTAGTAAAACGGAAACCGAGCGTAATGATGAAGCCTATATGAAAACAGTGATGAGCCGTGACGAGGCCAACAGAAAAGAGATGGAAACGCTGAGCAAGCAATTCTACACTGCAAACCGGGATTCTTATATTGGTCTGCTTGCTTTTCAGGGGACTGTTAATGTGGATAAGGACCTTAGCGGGGCAGAAGCAGAGCTCAATAAATTTTCTCCTGCTATAAAAGCTACAGAGCTTGGTAAAAGTATAGCAAAGACTATCCAGTCGGCAAAAAGTACGGGTGTTGGACAAATGGCAATGGATTTTACACAGAATGATGTGAATGATAAGCCGGTTAAATTGTCTGATTTCCGTGGAAAATATGTATTGGTAGATTTCTGGGCTTCATGGTGCGGACCATGCCGTGCGGAAAATCCTAACGTGGTAAAAGCTTATACAACTTATAAAGACAAGAATTTTACAGTTTTGGGTGTTTCTTTAGATCAGCCTGGTAAAAAGGATGCCTGGCTGCAAGCGATTGAGAAAGATGGCTTAAACTGGACTCAGTTGTCAGATTTAAAAGGATGGAGCAATGAGGTCGCTGTTCAATATGGTGTTCGGTCTATCCCTGCAAATTACCTGATTGACCCTAGCGGGAAGATCATTGCTAAGAATGTAAGGGGTGAAGAGCTGCAGAAAAAACTTGCAGAGGTATTGTAA
- a CDS encoding LysR family transcriptional regulator, with the protein MADFRLNVFYTVAKRLSFTKAAEELYISQPAVTKHIRELEQQYNSKLFDRNGNKIQLTPAGLILLNHTETLLSVYRAIDFDMNALLQKHTGALHLGASTTISQYLIAPILAGFKKKFNDIEIQLVTGNTEQIEKALIDKEIELGLVEGRSKNQKISYSDFIKDEIVLVCNKSHPLAKTAEIDPAMLTDYRFVVREQGSGTRQVIDHALRAVGLKIADLPVEIQLGNTESIKSYLMHSTALAFLSIHSIGKELLNGELRLIEVKGLNITRSFYFIHLQGQPDPLAEKLMRFAKIIIT; encoded by the coding sequence ATGGCCGATTTTCGCTTAAATGTTTTTTATACCGTAGCCAAAAGACTCAGTTTTACCAAAGCTGCCGAGGAACTGTACATTAGCCAGCCAGCGGTTACCAAACATATCCGCGAACTGGAACAACAGTACAACAGCAAGCTTTTTGACCGTAATGGAAACAAAATACAGCTTACCCCAGCCGGACTGATCTTATTGAACCACACTGAAACACTTTTGTCCGTTTACAGGGCTATAGATTTTGACATGAATGCCCTGCTGCAGAAGCACACCGGAGCACTGCACCTTGGCGCCAGCACCACCATATCGCAATACCTGATTGCACCCATTCTTGCAGGTTTCAAAAAGAAATTCAATGACATAGAAATACAGCTGGTTACAGGAAACACGGAACAGATTGAAAAAGCCTTGATTGACAAGGAAATCGAACTCGGCCTGGTAGAAGGACGTTCAAAAAACCAGAAGATCAGTTATTCTGATTTTATTAAGGATGAAATTGTACTGGTCTGCAACAAAAGCCATCCGCTGGCCAAAACAGCAGAAATTGACCCGGCCATGCTTACCGACTATCGCTTTGTAGTACGCGAACAAGGTTCCGGTACACGACAGGTAATTGACCATGCCTTAAGGGCGGTTGGTCTTAAAATTGCCGATCTTCCGGTTGAAATCCAACTTGGCAATACAGAAAGTATTAAATCTTACCTGATGCATTCCACTGCCCTGGCTTTTTTATCGATACATTCCATTGGAAAGGAACTGTTAAACGGAGAACTTAGATTGATAGAGGTTAAAGGCCTCAATATAACCAGGAGTTTCTACTTTATTCATTTACAAGGCCAGCCAGATCCTCTGGCAGAGAAATTAATGCGTTTTGCCAAAATCATTATAACCTGA
- a CDS encoding sigma factor-like helix-turn-helix DNA-binding protein: protein MATKSTDLKKELYPSQDECCPVFIKYFEGYNYREIAEALNLPLTTVKERLKTHKRRLRVSLKLFARHFRAAMQEL from the coding sequence ATGGCAACAAAATCTACCGATTTGAAAAAAGAGCTTTATCCTTCCCAGGATGAATGCTGCCCCGTATTTATTAAATACTTTGAAGGCTACAATTACAGGGAAATTGCAGAAGCCTTAAATTTGCCACTCACTACGGTAAAGGAAAGGCTTAAAACGCATAAAAGAAGGTTGAGGGTCAGTTTAAAATTGTTTGCCCGGCATTTCAGGGCTGCTATGCAGGAACTATAA